A region of Dioscorea cayenensis subsp. rotundata cultivar TDr96_F1 chromosome 5, TDr96_F1_v2_PseudoChromosome.rev07_lg8_w22 25.fasta, whole genome shotgun sequence DNA encodes the following proteins:
- the LOC120260574 gene encoding cyclin-A1-4-like has protein sequence MSSGNRRSVVPSSSSGLAKRPAAAENAAKASAAAPQHAKKRVALGNLTNQSSLGRAVPRPAAGAKGNNAKSGTSTSIVKKAPVTRVHEAAPRPTANAFLAPCNTVISPNRSRDSVSLDETMSTCDSMKSPDFEYIDNGDSSIVASLERRATDNLRISEDDDDTLDCTLKRDVPVSMGTMDNIIDLDSDHKDPQLCATLACDIYKHLRIAETKKRPSMDFIEKIQKDINASMRAILIDWLVEVAEEYRLVPDTLYLTVNYIDRYLSTNEVNRQRLQLLGVACMLIASKYEEICAPQVEEFCYITDNTYFKEEVLQMEAVVLKHLKFEMTAPTPKCFLRRFVRAAQACDEVSHLQLEFLADYLAELSLLEYNFLCYSPSLVAASSIFLAKFICQPTKRPWCATMVHYTSYKPSDLCECVKALHRLFCNSPSNSLPAIREKYSQHKYKFVAKKYCPATIPSEFFQDSGI, from the exons ATGTCGAGTGGGAATCGGAGGTCGGTGGTGCCGTCTTCTTCGTCGGGTCTGGCGAAGAGGCCGGCTGCGGCTGAGAATGCTGCTAAGGCCTCGGCTGCCGCGCCGCAGCACGCGAAGAAGAGGGTGGCGCTTGGGAATTTGACGAATCAGAGTAGTTTGGGGCGGGCTGTGCCGCGGCCGGCCGCTGGAGCTAAGGGGAACAAT GCCAAAAGTGGAACCTCGACATCAATTGTGAAGAAGGCACCAGTAACTCGAGTCCATGAAGCAGCTCCTAGGCCTACTGCCAATGCCTTTCTTGCACCTTGCAATACTGTTATATCCCCCAATCGCTCAAGGGACTCAGTTTCCTTGGATGAAACAATGTCTACATGTGATTCCATGAAGAGCCCTGACTTTGAGTATATAGACAATGGAGACTCTTCTATAGTTGCTTCCTTGGAGAGACGAGCAACTGACAATCTTCGTATCtctgaggatgatgatgatacaTTAG ACTGCACCTTGAAGAGAGATGTTCCTGTTAGTATGGGAACAATGGACAACATCATTGACCTTGACAGTGATCACAAAGATCCACAGTTATGTGCAACTCTTGCATGCGACATATACAAGCACTTGCGCATTGCTGAG ACAAAGAAAAGGCCTTCTATGGACTTCATAGAGAAGATACAGAAGGATATAAATGCAAGCATGAGAGCAATACTCATAGATTGGCTTGTAGAG GTTGCAGAAGAATACAGGCTAGTACCTGATACGTTATATTTGACTGTCAATTACATTGACCGTTATCTTTCCACTAATGAAGTAAACCGGCAACGGCTGCAGTTGCTTGGTGTTGCTTGCATGCTTATTGCTTC GAAATATGAAGAGATTTGTGCTCCCCAAGTGGAAGAGTTCTGTTATATAACTGATAACACATACTTTAAGGAGGAG GTCTTACAAATGGAAGCTGTTGTATTGAAGCACTTGAAGTTTGAAATGACTGCGCCCACACCGAAGTGTTTCTTGAG ACGATTTGTCCGTGCTGCACAAGCATGTGATGAG GTCTCACACTTGCAACTTGAGTTTCTCGCTGATTATCTTGCCGAATTATCCCTTCTCGAGTACAACTTTCTTTGCTATTCTCCATCTCTAGTGGCTGCTTCTTCAATTTTCCTTGCAAAGTTCATCTGCCAACCAACAAAGAGACCTTGG TGTGCAACAATGGTGCATTACACTTCATATAAACCTTCAGATCTATGTGAATGTGTGAAGGCTCTGCACCGTCTCTTCTGTAACAGTCCCAGCAACTCCTTGCCAGCAATCAGAGAGAAGTACAGCCAGCACAAG TACAAATTTGTGGCCAAGAAATACTGCCCAGCTACAATTCCATCAGAATTCTTCCAAGATTCCGGCATCTGA